The segment aacagatgccagcctactaggttggggtgcagtctggaactccctgaaggctcagggttcatggactcaggaggagaaactcctcccaataaatattctggagttaagagcaatattcaatgctcttctagcttggcctcagttagcaacactgaggttcatcagatttcagtcggacaacatcacgactgtggcttacatcaaccatcaagggggaaccaggagttccctagcgatgtcagaagtctccaagataattcgctgggcagagtctcactcttgccacctgtcagcgatccatatcccgggcgtagagaactgggaggcggattttctaagtcgtcagacttttcatccgggggagttggaactccttccggaggtgtttgctcaactggtccgtcgttggggcaaaccagaattggatctcatggcgtctcgccagaacgccaagcttccttgttacggatccaggtccagggaccaagaagcgacgctgatagatcctctagcagcgccttggttcttcaacctggcttatgtgtttccaccgtttcctctgctccctcgtctgattgccaaaatcaaacaggagagcgcatCGGGGAtattgacagcgcctgcgtggccacacaggacctggtatgcagacctagtggacatgtcatcctttccaccatggactctgcctctgagacaagaccttctaatacaaggtcctttcaatcatccaaatctactttctctgagactgactgcatgcgtggcttctccgagtcagtaattgataccttaatacaggcacgaaagcctgtcaccaggaaaatttaccacaatatatggcgtaaatatcttcattggtgtgaatccaagaattactcatggagtagggttaggattcctaggatattgtccttcctccaagagggtttggacaaaggattatcagctagttctttaaagggacagatttctgctctgtccttttacacaagcgtcttgcAGAAGTTCCGgactttcaggcattttgtcaggctttagttagaattaagcatgtgtttaaacctgttgctcctccatggagcttaaacttggttcttaaagttcttcaaggggttccgtttgaaccccttcattctattgatatcaaacttctatcatggaaagttctttttctggtggctatttcctcggctcgaagagtctcagttatctgccttacattgtgattctccttatctgatctttcattcagataaagttgttctgcgtacaaaacctgggtttttacctaaggtggtttctaacaagaatatcaatcaagagattgttgttccattattatgtcctaatccttcttcaaagaaggaacgtcttttgcataatctagacgtagtccgtgccttgaagttttacttacaggctactaaagattttcgccaaacatctaacctgtttcttgtttactctggacagaggagaggtcaaaaggcctcggcaacctttctttttggcttcggagtataatccgtttagcctatgagactgctggacagcagcctcctgaaaggattacagctcattctactagagctgtggcttccacctgagcctttaaaaatgaggcctctgaacagatttgcagggctgcgccttggtcttcgcttcataccttttacaaattttacaaatttgatacttttgcttcttcggaggctgtttttgggagcaaggttctacaggcagtggttcctgccttgtccctcccatcatccgtgtactttagctttggttttggtatcccacaagtgatggatgatccgtggactgaatacacttaacaagagaaaacataatttatgcttacctgatacatttatttctcttgtagtgtattcagtccacggcccgccttgtcctttttcaggcaggtctaaattttaattaaactagtcaccactgcaccctatggtttctcctttcttggcttgtttcggtcgaatgactggatatggcagtgaggggaggagctatatagcagctctgctgttggtgatcctcttgcaacttcctgttgggaaggagaatatcccacaagtaatggatgatctgtggactggatacactacaagagaaataaatttatcaggtaagcataaattatgtttttctcttcttgcctctctctagagtctgttcggccatcagtggctcaatgcatggaggtagttGGTCTGatagtcgcttccatggacatcattccatttgtgaGCTctattatgcatgctcaggcaatggaatagagaccattcagatctttcgaaactctctgctctgcagtgtgatttgccttacctttaatttttcatgtggataaggcgctACTTCGTACGTTAGAATTTCTCCCTAAAGTGTTTTCGAATCTTAATCAGGATATTgttctttgtcctaatcctaataaggaatgtcttttgcataacttagatgttgtgcatgctcctTTAAATTTTCCTTCAAGGGTACTAATAATTTTCGCCAATcttcaggttttttttgttttgttggcaAGCAGAAGGGCCAGAAGACCTCTTCTACttatctttccctctggttgagaagtattagttttgcttttgagactgctggacagcagcctccttagagaattacggctcattctactagggctgtctcctcctgggcttgcaattttttttttttttttgttaaatggcgGCTACATGGACCTTGATTATttttacaaatgttatacttttgcctcagctgaggcttgctttgggagagaggttcttcaagtgcTGGTGCCTTTGGTTTAGGCctgctgtcttgttctccctccctgttcattcagtgtcctctagcttgtgtattggttcccactagtaattggaatgacgttgtcgaCTCCATGTCttcagaaagaaaataaattatcaggtaagcataaattttgttttatttcttgacatggagTCCATgaccccactttttttcttttttttttttttttttttggttaaacctcaggcacctctacaccttatcATCTTTCCATTTCCCTTTTGCTGAATGAATGGGGACTGtgagtaagggaagtgacacttaatagctctactggggtgctctttgcctcctgctggccaggagtgaatatcccactagtaattgtaattaTGTTGTGGACTCAATGTCTGGAAAGAAATTTAGTGTGTTCcaaggataattttttttttttttttttttttttaaagctgttgcAGCCAGAGCTCCACGAAAAGCATTTGGAAGCAGCTCCAGTTCCTCAAACAGTGTGACGTCTCCAACAAGtggaaaaaaatgtaagttttttttttttttgtacactttGTAAAGTTAAATAGTGACTGTTGCATGAAAACAGTATAGCTTCTCCCTTTGTCCGATGCCATGTAGTGTTTTTGATATCTCAACAAATTCTAATACActtgtttggggtttttttttttttttttatatatagctgaAAGCAAGTATGCTGGAGGCAATCCTGTCTGTGTTCGACCCACACCCACATGGCAGAAAGGCATAGGAGAATTCTTTGGGAATCCATCCACAAGTCAACCTGAGAAAGAGAATTGTGTGCCCTCTGATGATGAAGAGGCTGGTGGCAGTGGAGTTGGAAAAGCACCCAGAAAGTAAGAATTACAGCTATACCTAAAAATGAAACTTAACTCTGTCATCTACCTAGAGTACAGTTacatttctaaaaaaatttttatttttttttcttcagatcacGTCCTTTGCCTCAAGATCCTTCAGATGATGCTGGCTCTGATGATGAGTGAGACATTCCATGAACAATATGTCAATTttgtatatttgtaaataaagtttatattCTTAGCTTCATGTACATATCCTTGAATATATCTTACAGAACATGTCACTAAACTTATGGTTCAACATcctgtcttttttttaataaaatttctaatCTGTTAATACATTCTATCTGACCTAGTATTTATAACTCAGTGCTATATCATAAAGTGTAATATTACAAAGAAATTTACAAATGAGAGCCTTGATTAAGCTGTGAGAATATTTTCTAGACCTGCATCCTATAACCATTTAATTACATGTCTTTATGCATGtgcgaacaattttttttaaaaatagctataAACAAGCAGCAATCAACCAAAAATAGTGGGCTAATTGATGTCCCCTTGCAATACTCAAATTATAAAGGACACTATCCAAAAAGGAAAATGTCATGTAAGTTACATTCTTTGTTAAGTTTCATTAAAAGCATTAAATCCTTGTCATATTCATTAATCTAAGCATTGCAAtgttttagttttaaaatacatgTTAGTTGCCcatgggtgttaaaaaaaaaaaaaaattgtgccccCTCCCAAAAAAATAAGATATGAGGTAAGGCTATGTAGAGTCCAGAGGAAGGACCAGAATAGTGTCCCAAAATGTCTTGATTGTAGACTAATGATGTGGTGGTCTTCACACACCTCACAGCAAAGAAAGACACAAAATATTGATGTCTGTTTGGTAATATGACCTCACTAAAGAGGACTAGTACTCAACTTTTTTGAGCTATGAATAAGCTTAGTTGATATGCAGATTGGTATAAAGCCCCAATATTCTAAAAACATAGGACAGAAATACTTACAAGGTAATGGCATGCAAGAAACTGATCTTGAGTCGAGGCCAGCCTGGTACAAAGCAGGCCTACTAAATGGCAAAtacaatatgctataaaaaaaaacattccttgGGTCTCAAACAAAGGTTGGAGTAGAAACCCTGATGAATATTGTCCAAAGAAAGAGGGCACATTTGGCCCCATTCTGCATCTAAAGGGCCTCAACCAGTTTGTAAGGGTTGTGCCCTTCAAAATGGAAACGGTCAGATCCATCCTTCCCCTTGTTCAATTCCAACTTTCATATAATATACAGAGGTTGAGCTCTGTTTCCTATGATCAAAAAAAAACCTTCAGGCCATAAATTGTGAGTTAAGCCACACTACCATTTTATATACGCTTTGTGACTGTACAAAAAGATGCATGCACATTGTTTAGGTTTCCCAGTATATTTAGACTGGTATCCTTAGGTTGCCCATCATGATTCTCAAGTAGCTGCTGCAAGTCAGTGTTCAACTAAGCAGATGGCAGATCGATGTAGCATAGTTGGTTTATTGCTCTCGGCTTTGCcaattccaatatgatcttggggGTTCTTGCTAGTGGGCTGGTTATTACAAGTTCTATCAGCAGAGATATCCTATGGCCTTCCGAAGCGATGGTTGCTTCCTCCTGATCATTATCCGGTCCTGCAGCAGAGGATTTGTCAGATGTCACCAGACAGGTCGACGTGTGGTCTTTGGTAGCCCATCTATCTGCCACTTGTGCATTAGAGAACCTCACTCTTCTCACAGCTGTGAGTAAATAGTAACTGAAGCCTCTCATATCAGGCAGTATAGTCAGACCTCCTCATAATCAGTCTTATGAAAGTGTAAATCTGTGTTAAGCCTATCCAGGTAGGAGGTGAATGTACTACGATATATATTGGCAAGGCAAACCCCTATGGGGATAGCACACAAGACCTTACAGTATCCTATACAGCATGGTGGAGTAGCCTCCCCATCCATTGTAAGATATGTGGCAGCATTGCTCACATCTACCAAAGGGAGCTCTAAAAGTTCTTGAGCAAGCCTCCCTGCCCTTCCATATCAGTCTTCAAGACCTGATCTGGACCCCCCACTGTTGTAGAAACCTCTCCATTAATAACCTTATAATTCTAGAATGCCTCACCACTTGGGGCAGAATTAGACACTACCAATCAGTAGCACCACACTCTTCCCCCATCACCTCACTGCCAGGATTACCCACAGGTCTCCCTAAGTCCCATCCTAATAAATGGGCACGTCTAGGAATCCAGAAGATATCAGACCTCTGGTCTACCTCCCCACAGGGTCACTTCCAGACACTGGACCAAATCAGGGGCTCCTCTCAAATCCCACCTTTTCTATCCTTTGAATATGCCTGTGTTATATAGTTGGGCTTTAAACCTACATCCCCCTGTCAGCTCCCTCTTTGGGAATCTAGATAGAATCAAGGTGACAAACTATACCGACCACTATCAACCCACTACAACTTAATGGAAAGGGCTCTCCGTCCAGATAAAGCCCCACATCTATTTAGGTGGGTGGGCGGGCCACTTTATACATTTCAATCCCCTGGCAACGTTAATGTAATGTGTGTAACTGACTGAATTACCAAAATCTTTCCCCAAAAAGAGATTGAGGGGGTGCTCAGTGTAAATAGACAgtatatatgtaaagaaaaaaatacaccCTAAAGAGCACTCGCTTGGCATAGATTACATAAAAAGATGGCAATGACGTGAAACGtaagtaaataaaaataacttaa is part of the Bombina bombina isolate aBomBom1 chromosome 6, aBomBom1.pri, whole genome shotgun sequence genome and harbors:
- the PCLAF gene encoding PCNA-associated factor produces the protein MVRTKADSVGGSGSYRKAVAARAPRKAFGSSSSSSNSVTSPTSGKKSESKYAGGNPVCVRPTPTWQKGIGEFFGNPSTSQPEKENCVPSDDEEAGGSGVGKAPRKSRPLPQDPSDDAGSDDE